Proteins encoded in a region of the Pseudomonas sp. PDNC002 genome:
- a CDS encoding DUF2087 domain-containing protein — protein MSRQRLPYHAPDISALAKSLTRQLDESSDRPGHVEMLNLLARAVGFRNYQALRASHQAETRLTREAEPEAVVDFRRVEQWRRYFDEAGCLQRWPKKHSHREACLWVLWSRLPARQRWSEKEINERLRAQECLGDHLLLRRALVDGGWLARTDDGGEYRRVERRPPAELGALLSCLPTCA, from the coding sequence GTGTCCAGGCAACGCTTGCCCTACCACGCCCCCGATATCTCCGCCCTGGCGAAGTCGCTGACCCGGCAACTGGACGAATCGTCCGACCGTCCCGGCCATGTCGAGATGCTCAACCTGCTGGCCCGCGCGGTCGGCTTCCGTAATTACCAGGCGCTGCGCGCCAGTCATCAGGCCGAAACGCGCCTGACTCGTGAGGCTGAGCCCGAAGCGGTGGTGGATTTCCGCCGCGTCGAGCAGTGGCGACGCTATTTCGATGAGGCCGGCTGCCTGCAGCGCTGGCCGAAGAAGCACAGCCACCGCGAGGCCTGTCTCTGGGTGTTGTGGTCGCGTCTACCGGCGCGGCAGCGCTGGAGCGAGAAGGAAATCAATGAGCGCCTGCGGGCTCAGGAATGCCTGGGGGATCACCTGTTGTTGCGCCGGGCCCTGGTGGACGGCGGCTGGTTGGCGCGTACCGACGATGGCGGTGAGTATCGGCGAGTAGAACGGCGCCCTCCGGCGGAGCTGGGCGCCTTATTGTCCTGCCTGCCGACTTGCGCCTGA